A stretch of the Ptychodera flava strain L36383 chromosome 18, AS_Pfla_20210202, whole genome shotgun sequence genome encodes the following:
- the LOC139117478 gene encoding transmembrane protein with metallophosphoesterase domain-like isoform X1, protein MAAPWRWLAFFGVVVLFVTISSIVSHYVNREARVKLLRLNFVVSMQSLLLSGSVFIWKQLVTKVLTASSDNGKPGNEGIDGNFLIQLWRAAVFLFLVLVQLSYTLSVFLVKTEPHWLSFICFCCLGAFIILLGVVVPLITVEWTINFLQRGRRDHFKKIRLNPYVRTFFITGLVTILSLMAVTRANEGPWTKHVEIPVRNLPVSMDGFRISQLSDIHLGATVGKSKLMKAVDIARLWNPDLVVITGDLVDSTVDNLRGAVEPLKDLKAEYGMYYVTGNHEYYTGNVDGWFEHLKTLGVESLHNQHVKIISKENPEDWFYVAGIDDIHADIISYTGHGMNLDEALTNIEENHAVILLAHQPKAAKVAVESKHKISLILSGHTHGGQILPLMIGAYLFNPYYTGLYQVSEHTYVYVSQGTYYWGFPMRLGTTPEVTYITLKAS, encoded by the exons ATGGCTGCGCCCTGGAGATGGCTCGCGTTTTTCGGCGTCGTAGTTTTGTTTGTGACGATTTCTTCAATCGTGTCGCATTACGTTAACAGAGAAGCCCGAGTGAAGCTTCTTAGATTGAATTTCGTCGTCTCAATGCAAAGTTTGCTGTTATCGGGTTCAGTATTCATATGGAAACAGCTTGTAACGAAAGTATTGACAGCGTCAAGCGATAACGGTAAACCTGGAAACGAAGGCATTGATGGTAATTTCCTGATTCAATTATGGAGAGCGgcagtttttctttttctcgtATTGGTGCAACTCAGTTACACTCTCAGCGTCTTTTTAGTGAAGACCGAACCACACTGGTTGAGCTTTATATGCTTTTGTTGCTTGGGGGCGTTTATTATTTTGCTCGGCGTGGTGGTACCGTTGATCACCGTGGAATGGACTATCAACTTTCTCCAGCGAGGTCGACGTgaccatttcaaaaaaattagacTAAATCCATACGTCAGAACATTTTTCATTACCGGCCTGGTCACTATTCTATCGTTAATGGCTGTGACCAGAGCTAATGAGGGACCTTGGACCAAGCATGTTGAAATCCCTGTGCGTAATCTTCCAGTGTCAATGGATGGATTTAGGATCAGTCAACTGTCGGATATACATCTTGGTGCCACTGTTGGCAAATCAAAACTTATGAAAGCAGTGGATATCGCAAGACTTTGGAATCCAG atcttgtgGTGATCACTGGTGATCTTGTCGATTCCACTGTTGACAATCTCAGAGGGGCAGTTGAAccattgaaagacttaaaagcGGAGTATGGAATGTACTATGTCACAG GTAACCATGAGTACTACACAGGAAATGTTGATGGCTGGTTTGAACACTTGAAAACACTCGGAGTTGAGAGTCTACACAACCAACATGTGAAAATAATCAGCAAAGAAAACCCTGAAGACTGGTTTTATGTGGCAGGAATTGATGACATTCATGCTGATATAATCAG CTATACAGGACACGGTATGAATCTTGATGAAGCATTGacaaatattgaagaaaatcaTGCAGTCATACTCCTAGCTCATCAACCCAAAGCTGCAAAGGTTGCTGTAGAGTCTAAACACAAAATAAGTCTCATTTTGTCAG gtCACACCCATGGTGGTCAAATTCTGCCTCTTATGATCGGAGCATACCTTTTCAATCCCTACTACACGGGATTATATCAAGTCAGTGAACACACTTATGTTTATGTATCACAAGGTACCTACTACTGGGGATTCCCTATGAGGCTAGGCACAACACCAGAAGTTACTTACATCACATTGAAAGCTTCGTAA
- the LOC139117478 gene encoding transmembrane protein with metallophosphoesterase domain-like isoform X2: protein MAAPWRWLAFFGVVVLFVTISSIVSHYVNREARVKLLRLNFVVSMQSLLLSGSVFIWKQLVTKVLTASSDNGKPGNEGIDGNFLIQLWRAAVFLFLVLVQLSYTLSVFLVKTEPHWLSFICFCCLGAFIILLGVVVPLITVEWTINFLQRGRRDHFKKIRLNPYVRTFFITGLVTILSLMAVTRANEGPWTKHVEIPVRNLPVSMDGFRISQLSDIHLGATVGKSKLMKAVDIARLWNPDLVVITGDLVDSTVDNLRGAVEPLKDLKAEYGMYYVTGNHEYYTGNVDGWFEHLKTLGVESLHNQHVKIISKENPEDWFYVAGIDDIHADIISYTGHGMNLDEALTNIEENHAVILLVLLSLL from the exons ATGGCTGCGCCCTGGAGATGGCTCGCGTTTTTCGGCGTCGTAGTTTTGTTTGTGACGATTTCTTCAATCGTGTCGCATTACGTTAACAGAGAAGCCCGAGTGAAGCTTCTTAGATTGAATTTCGTCGTCTCAATGCAAAGTTTGCTGTTATCGGGTTCAGTATTCATATGGAAACAGCTTGTAACGAAAGTATTGACAGCGTCAAGCGATAACGGTAAACCTGGAAACGAAGGCATTGATGGTAATTTCCTGATTCAATTATGGAGAGCGgcagtttttctttttctcgtATTGGTGCAACTCAGTTACACTCTCAGCGTCTTTTTAGTGAAGACCGAACCACACTGGTTGAGCTTTATATGCTTTTGTTGCTTGGGGGCGTTTATTATTTTGCTCGGCGTGGTGGTACCGTTGATCACCGTGGAATGGACTATCAACTTTCTCCAGCGAGGTCGACGTgaccatttcaaaaaaattagacTAAATCCATACGTCAGAACATTTTTCATTACCGGCCTGGTCACTATTCTATCGTTAATGGCTGTGACCAGAGCTAATGAGGGACCTTGGACCAAGCATGTTGAAATCCCTGTGCGTAATCTTCCAGTGTCAATGGATGGATTTAGGATCAGTCAACTGTCGGATATACATCTTGGTGCCACTGTTGGCAAATCAAAACTTATGAAAGCAGTGGATATCGCAAGACTTTGGAATCCAG atcttgtgGTGATCACTGGTGATCTTGTCGATTCCACTGTTGACAATCTCAGAGGGGCAGTTGAAccattgaaagacttaaaagcGGAGTATGGAATGTACTATGTCACAG GTAACCATGAGTACTACACAGGAAATGTTGATGGCTGGTTTGAACACTTGAAAACACTCGGAGTTGAGAGTCTACACAACCAACATGTGAAAATAATCAGCAAAGAAAACCCTGAAGACTGGTTTTATGTGGCAGGAATTGATGACATTCATGCTGATATAATCAG CTATACAGGACATGGTATGAATCTTGATGAAGCATTGacaaatattgaagaaaatcaTGCAGTCATACTCCTAGTGTTATTGTCTTTATTGTAG